The Candidatus Zixiibacteriota bacterium nucleotide sequence CGGGGTGATCCTGCCATGTCGGCTTAGACTGTCCGAGCACACCGGTACCACCATAGGAAATACCGAGCATAAATTTGTTGTGCAGCCCGATGTTGATTGCCGTCAGAAGTCCTCCACCAGAGAAATCGCGCACATGGACATCGAAACTTGCTCTAGGCAGAGTACCGGCTGTTGGACAGTCGATTAACTGTCGGGGTGGCAGACTGTTATATGTCTGACCCCTGACATCGTCCCGGTCGTCCGAATCGATTTGCGCGAAGGCGGTTGAGAACATCATCAATAGCACCAAGAGCGTCAATAGGTTTGTTCTTGCTGGCATCCATGCCTCCTGTCCTTGTTCTGTTGCCAAAAAAACTACCGGCTCAACCAGGGACAGTCAATGTAAAACTTTCCACGTCAAGTTTCCATACAGTATCTATAATAGCAATTCGTCTGCCAAGTTCCGCCGATCAGTCAGGGAAGGGGCACGGGTCTTTGCGGATCTGTAATGTCATAATTTACAATAGGTTGATGCTGACGGTGAGAATCGGCAAGTATCGCTAGCGAATCAGGTTGACTTGGGAGTGCACAATTATTGGGCGAGGAGACCCATCTCGCACAAAATCACTTCTTGAATCGATCGTAGCATACGATTTCATCGAGCGACTTGCGACTCTTGGGCTGAGGTTGGAAGCGGGGATATCCGAGAGCCATGAGTGCAACAATGCGCACAGGCTCAGGTATATCGAGGATTTGCTTGACTTTTTTCTCATTGAATGCGCCGAGCCAGCAGGTTCCGAGTCCGAGGTCCGCTGCTCGTAACATCATGTACGTTAATGCAATAGAGAGGTCAATGGTATAGGCGTGCTGACCGCAAGTCATCACGTAGTCCGGCTTGGTGCCGCATGCGGCTATTATCACTGGAGCTTCCTTCACAAAATCCTGTTCCATACATGCGTGACTAACCTTCAGGCGCTTTTCCGTCTTGCGGACGACGACAAACTTCCATTCCTGCTCATTGCGAGCAGACGGCGCCATTCTTCCGGCATCAAGTACCTCGAGGAGTTTTTCCCGCTCAATTGCATCCTCACTGAATGCCCTAATGCTCCGACGTTGTTTTATGACTTCGATTAGCTCCACCGCAATACCTTCCCGGGTTGCCTGTTCGGAGATTCATCTTGCTCCAAGCTGGGGGAATGATATATCTTAAGCCCCTTTGGCGCAAGGGAAATAGATGGCAAGCATCAAACTCGTACTTCTCTTCGGGATAATTCTCGCTCTGACAAAGGTCCGAGTGAAGATCGGACTCGCGATCGCAATCGGCAGCGTGATCGCGGGATTCATGTTCAGCATGGATCCACTGCAAATCGGCAGCTCCATTTATGCGGGCGCAATCTCGCTCGACACATTCCAACTCCTGGTAATACTCGTGTCCGTCTCATTTCTTGGCTCGCTTCTCAAAGAGAGCGGGCTGGCATCGAATCTCACGGGCGCTGTGGAGTCTCTGCTGCGGTCAAAACGGGCATCGATGGCGATCCTGCCTGCCATGATCGGGCTTCTTCCAATGCCGGGCGGAGCCCTATTATCGGCGCCTCTGGTTGATCAGGCTGGTGTGCATACGGGGGTCGCTCCTAAGCGGCTGGCCGCAATAAACTACTGGTTCAGGCACGTCTGGGAATACATTTGGCCTCTATACCCGGGTATAATCCTGTCCGCCTCCATTCTTGATGTAAAGGCGGCAACCATCGTATCTGCTCAGTGGCCAATGTCGGTCGGTATGATAGTTGGAGGGATTCTGTTTCTGCTGCTGCCGCTGGGCAAACTGGAAACTCACAAAAACGATGTGAGGTCCGGCAGGAATCTGGCATCGGTGTTCGCGAGCCTCTGGCCGATTTTCCTGGCAGTTTCCTTAAGCCTCGTTTTCGAGATCAGGCTCTACATAGCTGTTACTGCATCTCTTCTGGCGTTCATCTTGATCCGGCGTTTCCCGAAACGTTTGCTGCTCATCGGACTGAAGCGGGCTGTGACATTTGAGTATGTCTCATTTGTTTTCGCGGTGATGATTTTCAAGACAGTTCTAATCGACAGCGGGGCGGCAGTGCAGGTCGCTGCAGAGATCACTACCGCAGGAATCGATCCGATCTGGGTGGTTATGTTCATTCCTTTCATCATCGGTCTGATATCGGGGGCGACCCCGGCTTTCGTCTCGTTGGCATATCCGGCGCTTCTGCCGTTCATCAAGCCCGATGGCATTGACGTTCATATGTTGGCGGTGGCGTACACCGCTGGATTTTTGGGCACTCTGCTGTCTCCTCTCCATTTCTGCCTGGTTCTGACCGCAGAGTATTTCAAAGAATCGCTAACGCCGGTCTATCTTTATATCATTGGCCCTCTTGTGGTTATGGTGGCAGGATTGCTGCTGCTCATTATGCTGACCTGACTTGAGCGGTTCGCGGCACATGAATTGCTATTTACGAAACCGACGAAAGCAATTCGTGGAACCTGTGTAGAAAGGTTGTGTATACCAAATGAGACGAAAGACGAAAGGAACCAGCATGTTGCAGCGCGAGAAGCTGCCAGATTATCAGTTGATGGAGAGAATACAGAAGGATGATATGGTTTCCTTCAATACACTCGTGAACCGGTACAAGAATCGTCTCTTCAATGTCCTGGTCAAAATGCTCGATTCATCTGAAGCTGCCGAGGACATTCTTCAGGAGACTTTCCTTCGCGTACATCTGCACAAGATGTCGTTTGACTTCAGATTTGCGGTCTCGACGTGGATTTATACCATAGCACTCAATCTCGCACGCAATGAACTTCGAAGACGTAAACGCGTGCAGTTTTTTGACATTGAAGATTTCTCGAACAGGCTGCAAGCCCCCGAGGAAAAGGTCGATAATAGTTCTAAGTTGAGAGCCGTGTTGGACAAAGCCGTGAAGAAGCTGCCGCAGAAGTATCGTCAGGCTTTTGTGCTTCGCGACATGGATCAGCTTTCGTATGAAGAAATAGCCCAGATTCTTTCGGTTCCACTCGGGACTGTCAAGTCTCGCGTGAACCGTGCGCGCAACATGCTTCGCAACATGTTGAAGCCGAATATGGAGGAGTTGTATGAACTGTCGAAAGGCTCGGTCTTCACTCTCGGCATATACTAAGAATGAGCTTTCGCACAGTGTGAAAGAGAGACTGGTACTGCATCTTGACAATTGCCCAGCTTGCAAGAAAGCGAGTATTGTCGTCGAGCAAATAGGCCAGACTATCCGGCACCTGCCGAAAGCTGAACTCTCGGATGACTTCAACATGAAGTTGTTCGAGCGGATTCACAATGCCCCGAGAGGTGAGCGGTCTGAGTCCGCCCACATGCCGAAGAAGGCGCCATCCGGTTTGATGTTTCGGATCAAGTATGCTGCGCCTGTTCTCGCGACTGTTGCTCTTCTTCTTGTCGCAACGAGTTTTGTTACGACTACGGAGCGAGGCGGTCCTACTGGCAATCCGGGGTATGCTTCATCAGATGTTGCCGCTCCGCGAGTAGCATCTGATCCGAGAAAGGAAGCCCCTGCGACTCGCGTCGGCCTGAGAGGGCTGCAGTTGGAGCAGAGGATGCTCGATTCTCTTTCCGATCTCGTGCTCGCCGGCAGCAGCACGAAACTTGAGAGGATCGGAGAGCAGACGAAGCAGAGCTTCGGAGACTTCGGTCAGCGTCCCTTTGTTCGGAATGTTAGTATGCGTGGCGGTATGAACAGGCACTATGTCTTGCCAAGCGTCTCCACGAATCGTAAGCTGGTCAACAACGCCGCTTATTAGCGTGGGGTTACAGTGAATGCGATTCGCTGGGTCCAAACTGGTCGAGATGTGGATTCTCGTCTTCGCGCTTATTCTGATTTCTTGTCCTGTTGCCCTATCCTCGATTCTGAAGGACTTTGAAAGGGAGATTACCACTCTTCTGCAGGAAGTCCATCCTTCGGTTGTTACGATTCACTCTTATAATTCGCCCGATGCAGGGGGTTCTGCACGTGGTGCCTTTGCGTTTGGTGCCGAGGTTGCTGATACTCAGATCGGAACCGGTGTGGTCTACGACGCCGAAGGGCATATAGTAACGACCGGTCACGTTGTCCAGGGCGGCAGCCGATTTGAAGTGTTCAGCAGTGATGGAAGGAAATTCAAGGCTGTCGTAGTCGGGATTGATCTTCAAGCCGATGTTTCCGTGCTCAGGATATCCGGTGGCCAATTGCCACCCCTCACTCTGAATAGACTTAGGACCGTCGCTCACGGGTCGTTCCTTTTTGTGCTCGGTAATTCATTCGGTATACCGAATGCTGCCACTCTCGGAACTGCCATCGGCTACAGAGAGGATGGTCCGCTTCAAGTCTCCGCCAATCTTTCCCCAGGATTCTCCGGAGGGCCTGTGATAAATGTCGACGGCGAAATGGTTGGGCTTGTATCAGCCAAGTTAACTGAGCCGGTTGTGCTGAATTCACTGAAACTGGAACGACAGACACCGACGGGAGCGAAGGTATACAATTTTTCTTCCGCCGAGATGGAACTCCCCTCCACAGGAGTGATCCTGGCTGTGCCATCAGCAGCCGTGAAGGCGACCGCTGACCGCCTGATTGCCGGTGATCGAACCGGAGGAGGCTTTCTCGGAATCCAGCCGGAAGATGTCGACCCCGACTGGATGATCAAGGCATTCAATGTAACTCATGGTGTAATGATAACAGATGTCCTCGCCAGTTCACCTGCCTGGAAAGCGGGTATCAGAATTGGAGATATATTAACTCGGTACCTCGGGCGCCGAATCACGAGTTCGGATCAACTTCGTAGTCTAATCGGTGAGTGTAAGGCGGGAGATGTTGTGTCGTTAGGAATCGTCAGGGGAGGGAAGAACATCGGCCTGACGGTCCAACTCACATCTGTTGATGCTCTGGCTGCTACCACCCCGTCAGGAAGAGCGACTGGTGGTATCGACGCCCAGGGTGCGTCCGATGACTTTGACCTTTCGCTTGAGGTCGACTACAGGCGGGACCTTGCAGAACGTATAGACAGACTCCAACTTGACGTTGCACGTCAGATGAAAGAGCTGGAGTTGCTCAAGAAGCAGCTTGATAAGCTTGGTACCGATACCAGGTGATTGCATAATCTCAGCTTTATTCCCCTAACAAAGCAAACGTGATTAGGTCTGCGATTCGAGGCTGTTGCACTGTCTGTGATGCCTCAGATCGCGCAGTGAATCAATCCTACCGGCTGAAGCTGGTCGAACCAATGTGCATCGTCATCACGGTGACAGATTACAAGCCTCTGCTCGTCCCGTGGGTGTTTCGCTCGATGATATTTCAAGTATATGTGATTCTCGTCTACAGCGATGATCTCAATCTTGCCGGTCTCATGCGACATCACGTACTTAGCTCGCTTGCCAAGACCCGAGCAGTGTCGCTTAGCCTCCTCAACGGCGAAATACGCCTCCACGATTGGCACCTGGTATGGCCTGTTCCCGGCCGTCGGTCTATTCTGAAAGACATAGTACTGCGGAACTCCGATGAAAGAGAGCTCATTCCAGAGCTCTGACATTACCTCCGGCTTGTCGGAAATACCTCTGACGATCGGATTCTGATTGACACACACCACTCCAGCCTTCTGAATTAAGTCTATCGCCCTGATTGCCTCTGGAGTGAGTTCGCGGGGGTGATCGAAGTGGCACATCAGGTAGATCCGTTTGTTCGGAAGTGAATGGTGCGCGAGTACTTCCAGGAGTTGCCTGTCATTGATGAACCTGAATGGATCGAACGCCGGCATCTTGGTGCCAATTCTGATAATTCTCACGTGATCAATACTACGCAAAGCTGTGAGAATCCTGTCAATAGCTGCAGTCGAAAGAACCATCGGATCACCGCCGGTGATCAGCACATTGTTGACCTCAGGATGGCAGCGTGCATACTCGATTCCCTCGTCAATGTCGCAGTTGATTTCGCTGTTACCCTTAATGAATAGGCGTTTTCGGAAACAATATCTGCAGAACCCACCACACATTTTCGTCACGAGAAGAACTACTGTGCTCCCATACTTGTGTTGAACACCTCTCCTGACAGTGATCGAAGTCTCGCCCGATGCATCCAATTGTCCCCATGTAATCAGTTCACCGATGTCGGGTACAATCAATCGGCGGATCGGGTCCCTCGGATCGTCCCAATCGACAAGACCTAGATAGTATTCGTTCGAGCGAAACGCGAAATGCTCCGAGACCTTCTTCAGTCTGCTCCTCTCAGTTAGAGATAGCCGGTGGAGATCATCTGTGTCTAATATGCACTTGCTCCTGCATGTCCGTCCGGGTCTCATCTGGGCGGCATTTGCCTCCATAGTGCACTCCTTTCTTCAGTATGTCTCGGTAGCCGGAGTCCTGAGCGGGATGAGAAACCAACTTCAAACGAGCGTACGCGGGGCGCTGCAGTGTCAGATCGGACCAATCCAGTGGTCGACGGAGTCAAGCGCAGGTGAATACACAGCCAAGCCCAATTCCTGGCGAAAGCTCCGACTCTATTATAAATTACACTCAAAGCCT carries:
- a CDS encoding S1C family serine protease; amino-acid sequence: MRFAGSKLVEMWILVFALILISCPVALSSILKDFEREITTLLQEVHPSVVTIHSYNSPDAGGSARGAFAFGAEVADTQIGTGVVYDAEGHIVTTGHVVQGGSRFEVFSSDGRKFKAVVVGIDLQADVSVLRISGGQLPPLTLNRLRTVAHGSFLFVLGNSFGIPNAATLGTAIGYREDGPLQVSANLSPGFSGGPVINVDGEMVGLVSAKLTEPVVLNSLKLERQTPTGAKVYNFSSAEMELPSTGVILAVPSAAVKATADRLIAGDRTGGGFLGIQPEDVDPDWMIKAFNVTHGVMITDVLASSPAWKAGIRIGDILTRYLGRRITSSDQLRSLIGECKAGDVVSLGIVRGGKNIGLTVQLTSVDALAATTPSGRATGGIDAQGASDDFDLSLEVDYRRDLAERIDRLQLDVARQMKELELLKKQLDKLGTDTR
- a CDS encoding sigma-70 family RNA polymerase sigma factor, translating into MRRKTKGTSMLQREKLPDYQLMERIQKDDMVSFNTLVNRYKNRLFNVLVKMLDSSEAAEDILQETFLRVHLHKMSFDFRFAVSTWIYTIALNLARNELRRRKRVQFFDIEDFSNRLQAPEEKVDNSSKLRAVLDKAVKKLPQKYRQAFVLRDMDQLSYEEIAQILSVPLGTVKSRVNRARNMLRNMLKPNMEELYELSKGSVFTLGIY
- a CDS encoding KamA family radical SAM protein, producing the protein MRPGRTCRSKCILDTDDLHRLSLTERSRLKKVSEHFAFRSNEYYLGLVDWDDPRDPIRRLIVPDIGELITWGQLDASGETSITVRRGVQHKYGSTVVLLVTKMCGGFCRYCFRKRLFIKGNSEINCDIDEGIEYARCHPEVNNVLITGGDPMVLSTAAIDRILTALRSIDHVRIIRIGTKMPAFDPFRFINDRQLLEVLAHHSLPNKRIYLMCHFDHPRELTPEAIRAIDLIQKAGVVCVNQNPIVRGISDKPEVMSELWNELSFIGVPQYYVFQNRPTAGNRPYQVPIVEAYFAVEEAKRHCSGLGKRAKYVMSHETGKIEIIAVDENHIYLKYHRAKHPRDEQRLVICHRDDDAHWFDQLQPVGLIHCAI
- a CDS encoding zf-HC2 domain-containing protein; the protein is MNCRKARSSLSAYTKNELSHSVKERLVLHLDNCPACKKASIVVEQIGQTIRHLPKAELSDDFNMKLFERIHNAPRGERSESAHMPKKAPSGLMFRIKYAAPVLATVALLLVATSFVTTTERGGPTGNPGYASSDVAAPRVASDPRKEAPATRVGLRGLQLEQRMLDSLSDLVLAGSSTKLERIGEQTKQSFGDFGQRPFVRNVSMRGGMNRHYVLPSVSTNRKLVNNAAY
- a CDS encoding nitroreductase family protein — its product is MELIEVIKQRRSIRAFSEDAIEREKLLEVLDAGRMAPSARNEQEWKFVVVRKTEKRLKVSHACMEQDFVKEAPVIIAACGTKPDYVMTCGQHAYTIDLSIALTYMMLRAADLGLGTCWLGAFNEKKVKQILDIPEPVRIVALMALGYPRFQPQPKSRKSLDEIVCYDRFKK
- a CDS encoding DUF401 family protein, encoding MASIKLVLLFGIILALTKVRVKIGLAIAIGSVIAGFMFSMDPLQIGSSIYAGAISLDTFQLLVILVSVSFLGSLLKESGLASNLTGAVESLLRSKRASMAILPAMIGLLPMPGGALLSAPLVDQAGVHTGVAPKRLAAINYWFRHVWEYIWPLYPGIILSASILDVKAATIVSAQWPMSVGMIVGGILFLLLPLGKLETHKNDVRSGRNLASVFASLWPIFLAVSLSLVFEIRLYIAVTASLLAFILIRRFPKRLLLIGLKRAVTFEYVSFVFAVMIFKTVLIDSGAAVQVAAEITTAGIDPIWVVMFIPFIIGLISGATPAFVSLAYPALLPFIKPDGIDVHMLAVAYTAGFLGTLLSPLHFCLVLTAEYFKESLTPVYLYIIGPLVVMVAGLLLLIMLT